The proteins below come from a single Kitasatospora sp. NBC_00315 genomic window:
- a CDS encoding DUF4365 domain-containing protein, translating into MALTQPQPEGTAAVLRGNLATTACMETLQVAYLHAVTAAAGCSLSQPFPDNGIDWQVSHGSPAHEVDDEVTLKIQLKATQQIASAPVGPYFSFTLDNDHLRKLARVRVAVPKILVVMLLPRRVDQWLQARPDALELRHCCYWVNLAGHAVTGQRRTNVRVPVARVFDDRALCEIMARVGAGESP; encoded by the coding sequence ATGGCGCTGACACAACCGCAGCCCGAGGGGACGGCGGCCGTCCTTCGCGGCAACCTGGCCACCACGGCCTGCATGGAGACCCTGCAGGTGGCCTACCTGCACGCGGTCACTGCGGCCGCGGGCTGCTCGCTCTCCCAGCCGTTCCCGGACAACGGGATCGACTGGCAGGTCAGCCACGGCTCGCCGGCCCACGAGGTCGACGACGAGGTCACCCTCAAGATCCAGCTGAAGGCCACCCAGCAGATCGCGTCCGCTCCGGTCGGCCCGTACTTCAGCTTCACCCTGGACAACGACCACCTGCGCAAGCTGGCCCGGGTCCGGGTCGCGGTTCCCAAGATCCTGGTGGTCATGCTGCTGCCGCGCCGGGTCGACCAGTGGCTGCAGGCCCGGCCGGACGCGCTGGAGCTGCGGCACTGCTGCTACTGGGTCAACCTGGCCGGCCACGCGGTGACCGGGCAGCGGCGGACCAACGTCCGGGTGCCGGTCGCCCGGGTCTTCGACGACCGCGCACTGTGCGAGATCATGGCGAGGGTCGGCGCGGGCGAAAGCCCGTGA